The sequence GCTATTATCATAATTTAGGCTATTTTGACGCTGAAGTTGATAGCAAAGTTGATTCTGTTGGATTAAAGAAAGCAAAGATAATTTTCACAGTAAAAACAGGTGAATATTCTACAATTGACAGTATTTCAAGAAGAATCGAAACACCTGAAATTGACAGCCTTTTTCTAAAAATACAGAGTGCAACATATCTAAAATCTGGAAAACAATACAATACTGATCATTTTGATCTTGAGAAAACAAGATTGACTGAATACTTCAGAAACAACGGAGTATATCACTTCCAAATAAATCACGTTCGATACGATGTAATAACTAACCAAAGAGATAAAACTATTGACGTAGTCTATGAAATTGAAGATAGAAAAATAAAAAAAGGAGATACATTAGTAAAAACACCCTTTAAAATTTACAAGATTAGTCAGGTAAACGTTTTCACTAATAACACTTCTAGAAAAACAAACAAAATAACAGATAGTGTTTCATATAAAAATTATAATTTTTATAGTAATGGTAAACTAAATTACAAACCAAAAGCCATTGCAAATGCAATTTTCATTGAAAAAGGCAATCTTTTTAGTGACAAAGAACGCTCATTAACATCTATTTCACTTAGTAACTTAAAGGTTTTCAATTTTCCAAATATAGAGTATATTGAAGATCCTTTCAATGAAAACAATCTAATTGCAAACATATACCTAACACCTTTAAAAAAGAAAAACCTAACTGCCTCGATTGATTTCACACATTCTAACATTCAAGATTTCGGAATAACAGGAAGCCTTTCTTTGACATTCAGAAATCTTTTTAGGAGAGCTGAAACACTGGAAATAGCGACAAGAGGGAATATAGGATCTTCTAAAGATTTAGCCAACCCAAGAGAAATATTTTTCAATATTGCAGAATATGGAGCCGATGTTAAAATTTCATTCCCACGAATTTTTTTTCCAATAAACACAAAATCAATAATAAGGAAAGAAATGTTACCTACGACTCAAATGAGTTTTGGATTAACAAATCAGAGAAATATTGGTCTAGACAAAGAAAACTTCACAGGGATAATCAATTATAATTGGCAACCAAAAAACAACACTAGCTTACGTTTTGACCTCGTAAACATTCAATTTATCAGAAATTTAAATAGTGGTAATTATTTCAATGTTTACACTTCTTCTTACAACAGACTGAACGATTTAGCTCAAACCTACAGTATAGACCCTAATGATTTTAATGGAGATAAACTTTCCAATGACGGAGCTGTTAATTTCATAAATGACGTAGTAAGCGGAAGCACTGCTTTAACACAAGGCGAAAGCGATTACGAATCTATAAGAAGCATTGGAGAAAGACGAAAACGATTAATCGAAGACAATTTAATTGTATCTAGCGCACTAACCTTTACAAAAAACACAAAAAAAGGACTTCAAGACGATACTTTCTACAGTTTCAAAGCTAAGTTCGAAAGTGCTGGAAACCTTACTTCTTTAATTGCAAAACAAACTCCCGAAGATAGAAGCAATAATGGAAATGAAACACTTTTTGGAATAGAATATGCTCAATATTTAAAAGGAGAATTTGACTTAGTAAAACACTGGGGATTAGGCAGAAAAAGAGTAATTACTTTTAGAACCTTTGCAGGACTAGCAGTTCCCTACGGAAACGCAAAATCTATTCCGTTTTCCAGAAGTTACTTTGCTGGTGGATCAAATGACAATAGAGGTTGGCAAGCCTACAGTTTAGGACCTGGAAGCAGCGGAGGAATAAACGACTTTAATGAAGCTAATTTAAAATTAGCAGGAAGTATTGAATATCGCTTCAATATTGTTGGAAAAATAAATGGAGCGCTATTTGCCGATGCTGGAAACATTTGGAACGTTTTTGATAATATTGAAGATAAATCATATACTTTCAACGGCATCAAATCTTTAGAAGAAATTGCACTTGGAACAGGAATAGGTTTTCGATATGATTTTGATTTTTTTGTTTTCAGGATAGATTTTGGGTATAAAACTTACAATCCTGCTAAAGAAGTAAATGAAAGATGGTTTAGAGACATCAACTTTGGAAAAACTGTTTTAAATTTTGGGATTAATTACCCATTCTAATTTTTTAAATTATTATTTTTGTAGAATTAATAAAACAAACAACTATGAACCACACTATAAAACCTGGTGTTGCAACTGGAGATCAGGTACAAGAAATATTTAGATTTGCAAAAGAAAAAGGATTCGCTTTACCTGCTGTTAATGTTACAGGATCAAGTACTATAAATGGTGTATTAGAAACTGCAGCAAAATTAAATGCCCCTGTTATTATTCAATTTTCAAATGGAGGAGCACAATTCAATGCTGGTAAAGGTTTATCAAATGCAAATGAAAAAGCTGCCATTGTTGGTGGAGTTGCTGGAGCTAAACATATACACGAATTAGCTGAAGCTTACGGAGCAACAGTAATACTCCACACAGATCACTGTGCGAAAAACTTATTACCTTGGATAGATGGTTTATTAGATGCTTCTGAAAAACATTTTAAAGAAACTGGAAAACCATTATTCAGTTCTCATATGATTGATTTATCAGAAGAACCAATTGAAGAAAATATTGAGATTTCTAAAAAGTACCTTGAGCGCATGAGCAAAATGGGAATGACATTAGAAATTGAACTTGGAATTACTGGTGGTGAAGAAGATGGAGTAGACAACACAGATGTAGACAGTTCTAAATTATACACACAACCAGAAGAAGTAGCATATGCATATGAAGAATTAATGAAAATTAGTCCTCGTTTTACTATTGCTGCAGCATTTGGAAATGTACACGGAGTTTACAAACCTGGGAATGTAAAATTAACCCCGAAAATATTAAAAAACTCACAAGATTACGTTCAAAACAAATATAAAACAGGAGATAATCCAGTTGATTTTGTATTTCACGGAGGAAGCGGATCAACTTTAGAAGAAATCAGAGAAGCTATTACTTATGGTGTTATTAAAATGAACATTGATACCGATTTACAGTTTGCTTTTACCGAAGGAACAAGGGATTATATCACTTCTAAAGTAGACTATTTAAAAACTCAAATCGGAAACCCTGAAGGTTCTGAAATACCGAACAAAAAATACTACGATCCTAGAAAATGGATTAGAGAATCTGAATTAACTTTCAATAAGCGTTTAGAAAAAGCTTTTGAAGACTTAAATAACGTTAATACTTTATAATAATAGAAAAACAGAAATAGTCCTTATAAAATAAGGGTCATTTCTGTTTTTTTTACTGCTAATAATAAATATATGGCTTGGTTTAAAAGAAAAGAAAAAGGGATTCAAACCCTTACAGAAGATAAAAAAGATGTACCAAAAGGATTATGGTACAAATCTCCTACTGGAAAAATTATTGATACTGAGGAATTAGCAAAAAACCTATGGGTAAGTCCAGAAGACGATTTTCATGTACGAATTGGAAGTGCTGAATACTTTGAAATATTATTTGACGATAACGTTTTTAAAGAATTCAATGAAAAAATGACTTCAAAAGATCCTTTAAAGTTTGAAGATACTAAGAAATATAGCGTAAGATTAAAAGACGCTATGGAAAAAACTCAATTAAAAGATGCCGTTAGAACTGCTGTTGGTAAATCTAAAGGAAAAGACCTAGTTGTTGCTTGTATGGATTTTGCTTTTATTGGAGGCTCAATGGGTGCAGTTGTTGGAGAAAAAATAGCAAGAGCTATTGATTACTCTATTCAAAACAACATTCCATTTGTTATGATCTCTAAATCTGGAGGAGCAAGAATGATGGAGGCTGCTTTATCGTTAATGCAACTAGCAAAAACATCTGCAAAATTAGCACAATTAGCTGAAGCTAAAATACCATATATATCTTTATGTACTGATCCAACAACTGGAGGAACAACTGCATCTTATGCGATGCTTGGTGATATTAATATTGGCGAACCTGGAGCCCTAATTGGCTTTGCTGGACCTCGTGTTGTTAAAGATACTACAGGAAAAGACCTACCAGATGGCTTCCAGACTTCTGAATTTTTATTAGAACACGGATTTTTAGATTTCATCTCTCACAGAAAAGAATTAAAGAACAAAATCAACTTATACTTAGATTTACTTCTAAATCAAGAAGTTAGATAATCATAAAAGCCAACAATTTTTGTTGGCTTTTTATTTACAAAATATTATTTTGATTTTTTTAAAAAAAATACGCAAAAGTATTTTGATACTATTAAAAAATAATACTATATTTGCACTCACAATATGACACACGCGGGTGTGGTGAAATTGGTAGACACGCCAGACTTAGGATCTGGTGCCGCAAGGTGTGAAGGTTCGAGTCCTTTCACCCGCACGTAAACTCTCAAAACCCCTTTTTTTTAAAAGGGGTTTTTTGGTTTTTAGAAAAAAACTTAGTCAAATCCTAGTCATTAACCTTTATAGTTCAGGAATTGGAAACCTACTTAACTTTATCTCTTATGTAATAAATCAATTTCATATAATACATAATCAATTGTAGTATATGTTTTGCTTTTTTTCATAGAATAAAAGCCATTGTAACAAAATTACAACGGCTTTTTTGTGGAGAGAAAACTATTTTAATAACGAAAATTTAAAACTTTTCCACTTCATTACTAAAAACCGTAAAAAAGC is a genomic window of Flavobacterium jumunjinense containing:
- the accD gene encoding acetyl-CoA carboxylase, carboxyltransferase subunit beta, with the protein product MAWFKRKEKGIQTLTEDKKDVPKGLWYKSPTGKIIDTEELAKNLWVSPEDDFHVRIGSAEYFEILFDDNVFKEFNEKMTSKDPLKFEDTKKYSVRLKDAMEKTQLKDAVRTAVGKSKGKDLVVACMDFAFIGGSMGAVVGEKIARAIDYSIQNNIPFVMISKSGGARMMEAALSLMQLAKTSAKLAQLAEAKIPYISLCTDPTTGGTTASYAMLGDINIGEPGALIGFAGPRVVKDTTGKDLPDGFQTSEFLLEHGFLDFISHRKELKNKINLYLDLLLNQEVR
- the fbaA gene encoding class II fructose-bisphosphate aldolase encodes the protein MNHTIKPGVATGDQVQEIFRFAKEKGFALPAVNVTGSSTINGVLETAAKLNAPVIIQFSNGGAQFNAGKGLSNANEKAAIVGGVAGAKHIHELAEAYGATVILHTDHCAKNLLPWIDGLLDASEKHFKETGKPLFSSHMIDLSEEPIEENIEISKKYLERMSKMGMTLEIELGITGGEEDGVDNTDVDSSKLYTQPEEVAYAYEELMKISPRFTIAAAFGNVHGVYKPGNVKLTPKILKNSQDYVQNKYKTGDNPVDFVFHGGSGSTLEEIREAITYGVIKMNIDTDLQFAFTEGTRDYITSKVDYLKTQIGNPEGSEIPNKKYYDPRKWIRESELTFNKRLEKAFEDLNNVNTL
- the tamL gene encoding translocation and assembly module lipoprotein TamL, translating into MKKIFPKITLIFLTGIIFHSCSVVKKVPEGEQLLTKNIIQTNDSIIKNERIDALLSQKPNGKLIGYPFRLSLYNLAKEKPDSLYYVWLNKKPNRRENLAKIISNKQVDRLSQSFLVSGLSRFLKKTGEAPVIINPIKIRSSKNKIRGYYHNLGYFDAEVDSKVDSVGLKKAKIIFTVKTGEYSTIDSISRRIETPEIDSLFLKIQSATYLKSGKQYNTDHFDLEKTRLTEYFRNNGVYHFQINHVRYDVITNQRDKTIDVVYEIEDRKIKKGDTLVKTPFKIYKISQVNVFTNNTSRKTNKITDSVSYKNYNFYSNGKLNYKPKAIANAIFIEKGNLFSDKERSLTSISLSNLKVFNFPNIEYIEDPFNENNLIANIYLTPLKKKNLTASIDFTHSNIQDFGITGSLSLTFRNLFRRAETLEIATRGNIGSSKDLANPREIFFNIAEYGADVKISFPRIFFPINTKSIIRKEMLPTTQMSFGLTNQRNIGLDKENFTGIINYNWQPKNNTSLRFDLVNIQFIRNLNSGNYFNVYTSSYNRLNDLAQTYSIDPNDFNGDKLSNDGAVNFINDVVSGSTALTQGESDYESIRSIGERRKRLIEDNLIVSSALTFTKNTKKGLQDDTFYSFKAKFESAGNLTSLIAKQTPEDRSNNGNETLFGIEYAQYLKGEFDLVKHWGLGRKRVITFRTFAGLAVPYGNAKSIPFSRSYFAGGSNDNRGWQAYSLGPGSSGGINDFNEANLKLAGSIEYRFNIVGKINGALFADAGNIWNVFDNIEDKSYTFNGIKSLEEIALGTGIGFRYDFDFFVFRIDFGYKTYNPAKEVNERWFRDINFGKTVLNFGINYPF